One genomic region from Hyalangium ruber encodes:
- a CDS encoding sensor histidine kinase: MTGRARIAGALAVGVLGYGLNRLPVEVLPGMHILLGFFIVIPASLLLGPWAAALAAGLAGAFTLELWGHPWGWITTMVEAAVLGALTRRYWPLQADALFWLAGIPAVALTYWLGLDVSLENALGIALKYALNSLLPALLTQVALMTPAGRARLGPLLPASLRSFSLTSAVGSALVLVLALPLLVVGVSEGRARYAAERQRMDSQGMFTAHLLSETVSAELNSTVADTELLADVLRARWEQQGARPSPEEMEVLVKDWVRRSPSAFTGSVGDAQGQVLASWPPLGLEGLPVAGRNFSDREYFQEVRRTHQPLVSNLFSGRGAVSGPVAVAVSPLLRRGTFEGYTVLAFDLARMRALARQQLEPGERALLLDPSDQVAFDTAAPPSLEVESLRGTPLGVALEAHPGRGSGTYELEPKAAMMKRVQGRRHIAVAPLLQPGWRMVVEQPLSNLDRGVVSAYRALLATLGLALVLTFPATRMLARLLSRPVAAVSQAAGRLASGERHVHASIGPHLTGAMELEQLGAAFDQMAERLVRHLEEVERSNQEKDAFLSIASHELKTPLATLKLRLQRLRMDGVRAESMEVLDRQVDRLARQINQMLDVSELAGGKLALTPMPLELSALVRRVAEARANSAPEHRLELALEPVEGCWDGTRLEQVVYNLMDNAIRYSPEGGPLEVRLRREQGAAVLEVRDRGVGLGPGGSEELFGRFSRGNLISISRVEGLGVGLYLSREIVIRHGGTIHLASREGGGAVATVRLPANP; this comes from the coding sequence ATGACCGGGCGCGCACGGATCGCCGGAGCGCTAGCGGTAGGCGTGTTGGGCTACGGCCTCAACCGGCTGCCGGTGGAAGTCCTGCCCGGCATGCACATCTTGCTGGGCTTCTTCATCGTCATCCCCGCCTCCCTGCTGTTGGGGCCCTGGGCGGCGGCGCTGGCGGCTGGACTCGCTGGGGCGTTCACCCTGGAGCTGTGGGGCCATCCCTGGGGCTGGATCACCACCATGGTGGAGGCGGCGGTGCTGGGGGCGCTCACCCGGCGCTACTGGCCCCTGCAGGCCGATGCCCTCTTCTGGCTGGCGGGCATCCCCGCCGTCGCCCTCACCTACTGGCTGGGCCTGGACGTCTCCCTGGAGAACGCGCTCGGCATCGCCCTCAAATATGCCCTCAACAGCCTGCTGCCCGCGTTGCTGACCCAGGTGGCGCTGATGACGCCGGCGGGGCGCGCCCGGCTCGGGCCACTGCTGCCCGCGTCGCTGCGCTCCTTCTCGCTCACCTCGGCGGTGGGCTCGGCGCTGGTGCTCGTGCTGGCGCTGCCGCTGCTGGTGGTGGGCGTCTCCGAGGGCCGAGCGCGCTATGCCGCCGAGCGCCAGCGGATGGACTCCCAGGGCATGTTCACCGCCCACTTGCTGTCCGAGACGGTGTCGGCCGAGCTGAACTCCACGGTCGCCGATACCGAGCTGCTGGCGGACGTGCTCCGCGCGCGCTGGGAGCAGCAAGGCGCGCGGCCCTCCCCGGAAGAGATGGAGGTGCTGGTGAAGGACTGGGTGCGCCGCTCGCCCTCCGCGTTCACCGGCTCCGTGGGGGACGCCCAGGGCCAGGTGCTGGCCTCCTGGCCCCCCTTGGGACTGGAAGGACTTCCCGTCGCGGGCAGGAACTTCTCCGATCGAGAGTACTTCCAAGAAGTGCGCCGCACGCACCAACCCCTGGTGAGCAACCTCTTCTCCGGCCGGGGTGCGGTGAGCGGGCCCGTGGCGGTGGCCGTCTCTCCCCTGCTCCGCCGGGGCACGTTCGAGGGTTACACGGTGCTGGCCTTCGACCTGGCCCGAATGCGAGCCCTGGCGCGGCAACAGCTCGAGCCGGGGGAGCGTGCGTTGCTGCTGGACCCCTCGGATCAGGTGGCCTTCGACACCGCCGCTCCTCCCTCGCTGGAGGTGGAATCGCTGCGGGGCACGCCCCTGGGCGTGGCCCTGGAAGCACACCCCGGAAGGGGCTCGGGCACCTACGAGTTGGAGCCGAAGGCGGCCATGATGAAGCGGGTGCAGGGCAGGCGCCACATCGCCGTGGCCCCCCTTCTCCAGCCGGGCTGGCGCATGGTGGTGGAGCAGCCCTTGAGCAACCTGGACCGGGGCGTCGTCAGCGCCTACCGCGCGCTGCTGGCCACGCTGGGGCTGGCGCTGGTCCTCACCTTCCCCGCCACTCGGATGCTGGCGAGATTGCTGTCCCGCCCCGTGGCCGCCGTCTCCCAGGCCGCGGGGCGATTGGCCTCGGGTGAGCGCCACGTACACGCCTCCATCGGCCCCCACCTCACGGGCGCGATGGAGCTGGAGCAATTGGGCGCGGCCTTCGACCAGATGGCCGAGCGGCTCGTGCGACACCTGGAAGAGGTGGAGCGCTCCAACCAGGAGAAGGACGCCTTCCTCTCCATCGCCAGCCACGAGCTCAAGACGCCCCTGGCCACCCTCAAGCTCCGGCTGCAGCGGCTGCGCATGGATGGCGTGCGCGCCGAGAGCATGGAGGTGCTGGACCGGCAGGTGGATCGGCTGGCGCGGCAGATCAACCAGATGCTGGACGTGTCCGAGCTGGCCGGCGGCAAGCTGGCGCTCACCCCGATGCCGCTGGAGCTGTCCGCGCTGGTGCGCCGGGTGGCGGAGGCCCGCGCGAACTCCGCCCCGGAGCACCGGCTGGAGCTGGCGCTGGAGCCGGTGGAGGGCTGCTGGGACGGAACGCGCCTGGAGCAGGTCGTCTACAACCTGATGGACAACGCCATCCGCTACAGCCCCGAGGGCGGTCCCCTGGAGGTGCGGCTGCGGCGCGAGCAAGGCGCGGCGGTGCTGGAGGTGCGCGATCGCGGCGTGGGACTGGGGCCCGGGGGAAGCGAGGAGCTCTTCGGTCGCTTCAGCCGAGGCAACCTGATCAGCATCAGCCGCGTGGAGGGGCTGGGCGTGGGGCTCTACCTGAGTCGGGAGATCGTCATCCGACATGGCGGCACCATCCACCTCGCCTCCCGAGAGGGCGGCGGCGCCGTCGCCACTGTCCGGCTCCCGGCGAATCCCTGA
- a CDS encoding sulfate ABC transporter substrate-binding protein, with translation MSPLRFTLLLLTATLLPLLGGCSKPDGASTESVTLLNVSYDPTRELYEEFNAAFVKHWEATKGTKLTLKQSHGGSGKQARAVIDGLEADIVTLALAYDVDMLHDKAGLIPKDWQARLPNNSSPYTSTIVFVVRKGNPKGIRDWEDLIKPGISVITPNPKTSGGARWNYLAAWGYALHKAGGDESKAREFVTSLFRNVPVLDSGARGSTTTFAERGLGDVLIAWENEAFLLTEEVGKDRFEIIVPSESILAEPPVTVVDKNVDKRGSRAVAEAYLQYLYSEAGQEIAAKHHYRPRSPAVAAKYASRFPSVRLFTIDEVFGGWRLAQRTHFDDSGVFDLIYTPSAK, from the coding sequence ATGTCCCCCCTGCGCTTCACGCTCCTGCTGCTGACAGCAACCCTGCTCCCCCTCCTGGGAGGCTGCTCGAAGCCGGATGGCGCGTCGACCGAGAGCGTCACCCTGCTCAACGTCTCCTATGACCCGACCCGGGAGCTCTACGAGGAGTTCAACGCCGCCTTCGTGAAGCACTGGGAGGCGACGAAGGGCACGAAGCTCACCCTCAAGCAGTCCCACGGCGGCTCCGGCAAGCAGGCGCGCGCCGTCATCGACGGACTGGAGGCGGACATCGTCACGCTGGCGCTGGCCTACGACGTGGACATGCTCCACGACAAGGCAGGCCTCATCCCCAAGGACTGGCAGGCGCGGCTGCCCAACAACAGCTCGCCCTACACCTCCACCATCGTCTTCGTGGTGCGCAAGGGCAACCCCAAGGGCATCCGCGACTGGGAGGACCTCATCAAGCCCGGCATCTCGGTCATCACCCCCAACCCGAAGACCTCGGGCGGCGCACGCTGGAACTACCTGGCGGCCTGGGGCTACGCGCTGCACAAGGCGGGCGGTGACGAGAGCAAGGCCCGCGAGTTCGTCACGAGCCTGTTCCGCAACGTGCCCGTGCTGGACTCGGGCGCCCGGGGCTCCACCACCACCTTCGCCGAGCGCGGCCTGGGCGATGTGCTCATCGCCTGGGAGAACGAGGCGTTCCTGCTGACGGAGGAGGTCGGAAAGGACCGCTTCGAGATCATCGTCCCGTCCGAGAGCATCCTCGCCGAGCCGCCCGTCACCGTGGTGGACAAGAACGTGGACAAGCGGGGTAGCCGCGCCGTGGCCGAGGCCTATCTCCAGTACCTCTACAGCGAGGCGGGCCAGGAGATCGCCGCCAAGCACCACTACCGCCCGCGCTCTCCGGCCGTGGCCGCGAAGTACGCGAGCCGCTTCCCCTCCGTGCGCCTGTTCACCATCGATGAGGTGTTCGGCGGCTGGCGCCTGGCGCAGCGCACGCACTTCGATGACAGCGGCGTGTTCGATCTCATCTACACGCCCAGCGCGAAGTGA
- a CDS encoding helix-turn-helix transcriptional regulator gives MRSSRLLALLLILQRRGHATAAQLATELEVSVRTLYRDVAALLAAGVPVWTEPGPQGGIRLMEGWRTRLDGLTADEASALFLSGAPQAVTDLGLATVAVSARAKVDATLPAELRGRAGRIRERFLLDAPGWFSRPEPLKALPAAAEAVWATRRLEFRYGEPPGSRRVDPLGLVLKAGTWYLVARHRQAIKTYRLSRIRQAEVLAETFLRPDGFELATWWAESSAAFDKSLLIYPCRVRLSPEAQRHLPRLLPHEAVHRMLAEAGPPDAEGWRTVELQMESEEVAADQLTGLGAGVVVLDPPALRQRLFTVGTRMAALNAP, from the coding sequence ATGCGGTCCAGCCGGCTCCTTGCCCTCCTCCTCATCCTCCAGCGGCGTGGCCATGCCACGGCGGCGCAGCTCGCCACCGAGCTGGAGGTCTCGGTCCGTACGCTCTACCGCGATGTGGCGGCGCTGCTGGCCGCTGGGGTGCCGGTGTGGACCGAGCCGGGCCCCCAGGGAGGAATCCGTCTCATGGAGGGCTGGCGCACGCGCCTCGATGGCCTGACCGCCGATGAGGCGAGCGCCCTGTTCCTGTCCGGAGCTCCGCAGGCCGTCACGGACCTGGGCCTGGCCACGGTCGCCGTGAGCGCCAGGGCCAAGGTGGATGCCACCCTTCCAGCGGAGCTGCGCGGCCGGGCCGGGCGGATCCGCGAGCGCTTCCTGCTCGATGCGCCCGGCTGGTTCAGCCGGCCCGAGCCGCTGAAGGCGCTGCCCGCCGCCGCCGAGGCGGTCTGGGCGACGCGAAGGCTGGAGTTCCGCTACGGGGAGCCGCCGGGCAGCCGGCGCGTGGATCCGCTCGGCCTCGTCCTCAAGGCGGGCACCTGGTACCTCGTGGCGCGGCACCGACAGGCCATCAAGACGTACCGGCTCAGCCGGATCCGCCAGGCGGAAGTCCTGGCCGAGACGTTCCTCCGCCCCGACGGCTTCGAGCTCGCCACCTGGTGGGCCGAATCCTCCGCCGCGTTCGACAAGTCGCTGCTCATCTATCCCTGTCGCGTCCGTCTCTCGCCCGAGGCCCAGAGACACCTGCCCCGCCTCCTCCCGCATGAGGCCGTTCACCGGATGCTCGCCGAAGCGGGCCCACCGGACGCCGAGGGCTGGCGCACGGTGGAGCTCCAGATGGAGAGCGAGGAGGTAGCCGCCGATCAGCTCACGGGCCTGGGCGCGGGCGTGGTGGTCCTCGACCCCCCAGCCCTGCGCCAGCGCCTGTTCACGGTGGGCACGCGGATGGCGGCGCTCAACGCGCCGTGA
- a CDS encoding assimilatory sulfite reductase (NADPH) flavoprotein subunit, giving the protein MTSLPASNTAPSPQTSPFVKALLGEERSALLSRLVEGLDSTTLHWLSGYLAGVAAQAPLQASAPTPVPQAVPDARLTIVYGTQTGNSRLLAERLKRHAESSGLTVRTLRAGEYPVKELREERLLYVVISTQGDGDPPDDARGFCEFILGKRAPKLEQLRFAVLGLGDSSYPKYCEVSRVLDARLAELGATRLLDRADCDVDFEPVAKGWIDQAVNHATETLKARATTNVVTLPRSAPPAPTFSREAPYAAELLANQRITGRGALKDVRHIEVSLGDSGLSYEPGDSLGVWPHNPPELVAEFLAELKLQGEAEVSRDGRTLPLRLWLSEELELTKLSRPFLERHAALARSTELQRLLTPEGSEAFRALLKSHQVIDLLRQWSAPWSAEELVRALRRLTPRMYSLASSQKRVGAEAHLTVAVVDYQAFGTRHLGAASSYLSTRNGDTDKVRVFVEHNERFRLPRESERDILMIGPGTGVAPFRAFVQERAESGAKGRNWLFFGEQHFRTQFLYQTEWQEALKQGSLNRLSLAFSRDQEKKIYVQDRLREAGRDVYAWLEGGASLYVCGEAQKMAPDVHAALIDIISTHGGRSREDAAAWLDTLREQQRYQRDIY; this is encoded by the coding sequence ATGACGTCCCTGCCTGCCTCGAACACGGCGCCGTCGCCACAGACCTCGCCCTTCGTGAAGGCCCTGCTGGGCGAGGAGCGCAGCGCCCTGCTGTCCCGCCTGGTGGAGGGCCTCGACTCGACCACCTTGCACTGGCTGAGCGGCTACCTCGCGGGCGTCGCCGCCCAGGCGCCGCTCCAGGCCTCCGCGCCCACTCCGGTGCCTCAGGCGGTGCCGGATGCGCGGCTCACCATCGTCTACGGCACCCAGACGGGGAACAGCCGGCTGCTGGCCGAGCGTCTCAAGCGCCATGCGGAGTCCTCGGGGCTCACGGTGCGCACCCTGCGCGCCGGGGAGTACCCGGTGAAGGAGCTGCGCGAGGAGCGCCTGCTCTACGTGGTCATCAGCACCCAGGGCGACGGGGATCCGCCGGATGACGCGCGCGGCTTCTGCGAGTTCATCCTGGGCAAGCGCGCTCCCAAGCTCGAGCAGCTGCGCTTCGCGGTGCTGGGGCTGGGTGACTCGAGCTATCCCAAGTACTGCGAGGTCTCCCGCGTGCTCGATGCGCGCCTCGCGGAGCTCGGCGCCACGCGGCTGCTCGACCGGGCGGACTGCGACGTGGACTTCGAGCCGGTGGCGAAGGGCTGGATCGACCAGGCGGTGAACCACGCGACCGAGACGCTCAAGGCCCGCGCCACGACCAACGTGGTGACGCTGCCTCGGAGCGCCCCTCCCGCTCCGACCTTCAGCCGCGAGGCGCCCTACGCGGCCGAGCTGCTCGCCAACCAGCGCATCACCGGACGTGGGGCGCTCAAGGACGTGCGCCACATCGAGGTGTCCCTGGGGGACTCCGGCCTGAGCTACGAGCCGGGAGACTCCCTGGGCGTGTGGCCCCACAACCCGCCTGAGCTGGTCGCCGAGTTCCTGGCCGAGCTGAAGCTCCAGGGCGAGGCCGAGGTCTCCCGAGATGGGCGCACCCTGCCGCTGCGCCTGTGGCTCTCGGAGGAGCTGGAGCTGACCAAGCTCAGCCGCCCGTTCCTGGAGCGCCACGCGGCGCTGGCTCGCAGCACGGAACTCCAGCGCCTGCTCACGCCAGAGGGCTCCGAGGCGTTCCGTGCGCTGCTCAAGAGCCACCAGGTCATCGATCTGCTGCGCCAGTGGTCGGCGCCGTGGAGCGCGGAGGAACTGGTGCGCGCGCTGCGCCGCCTCACGCCGCGCATGTACTCGCTGGCCTCCAGCCAGAAGCGCGTGGGCGCCGAGGCACACCTGACCGTGGCGGTGGTGGACTACCAGGCCTTCGGTACCCGCCACCTGGGCGCTGCCTCGAGCTACTTGTCCACCCGGAACGGGGACACGGACAAGGTGCGCGTCTTCGTCGAGCACAACGAGCGCTTCCGCCTGCCCCGGGAGTCCGAGCGCGACATCCTCATGATCGGCCCTGGTACGGGCGTGGCGCCCTTCCGGGCCTTCGTGCAGGAGCGCGCGGAGTCAGGGGCGAAGGGCCGCAACTGGCTCTTCTTCGGCGAGCAGCACTTCCGCACGCAGTTCCTCTACCAGACGGAGTGGCAGGAGGCCCTCAAGCAGGGAAGCCTGAACCGGCTCTCGCTCGCCTTCTCGCGGGACCAGGAGAAGAAGATCTACGTGCAGGACCGCCTGCGCGAGGCGGGGCGTGACGTGTACGCGTGGCTGGAGGGCGGCGCCTCCCTCTACGTGTGCGGCGAGGCCCAGAAGATGGCGCCGGACGTCCACGCGGCGCTCATCGACATCATCTCCACCCACGGGGGCCGGAGCCGCGAGGACGCGGCGGCCTGGCTCGACACGCTGCGCGAGCAGCAGCGCTACCAGCGCGACATCTACTGA
- a CDS encoding sulfate/molybdate ABC transporter ATP-binding protein has protein sequence MSVIVEKLTKRFTAGGSPAVADVSFEAPTGAITTLLGPSGAGKSTILRLIAGLETSDTGRVLIDGTDCTELPVQQRGIGVVFQSYALFRHMTVRENIAFGLSVRRQSKAEVEARVDEMLRLVQLEELGQRTPAQLSGGQRQRVAFARALAIRPRLLLLDEPFGALDTRVRVELREWLHELHTLTGVTTLLVTHDQEEALEISQHVVIMSEGRVAQAGAPADIYDRPATPFVASFVGGNSMLKGQVREGRAEMGALIVAAPQSAREGQAVQAFVRPHDIKLAKKPAGNGLNGNAAVRVERLKSVGGYVKVLLKLPNGDTVAVEVPRGEFEELGVVEGDSVHADVRSARVFVGDFSI, from the coding sequence ATGAGCGTCATCGTCGAGAAGCTGACCAAGCGTTTCACCGCCGGAGGCTCGCCCGCGGTGGCGGACGTTTCCTTCGAGGCCCCCACAGGCGCCATCACCACCCTGCTGGGCCCCTCGGGCGCCGGCAAGTCCACCATCCTGAGGCTCATCGCCGGGCTGGAGACATCCGACACGGGGCGGGTACTCATCGATGGCACCGACTGCACGGAGCTGCCGGTGCAGCAGCGTGGCATCGGCGTGGTGTTCCAGAGCTACGCCCTCTTCCGGCACATGACGGTGCGGGAGAACATCGCCTTCGGCCTGAGCGTGCGCCGGCAGTCTAAGGCCGAGGTGGAGGCGCGCGTCGACGAGATGCTGCGCCTGGTGCAGCTCGAGGAGCTGGGGCAGCGCACCCCGGCGCAACTCTCGGGCGGGCAGCGGCAGCGCGTGGCGTTCGCCCGGGCGCTGGCCATCCGTCCCCGGCTGCTCCTGCTGGACGAGCCCTTCGGCGCGCTGGACACGCGGGTGCGCGTGGAGCTGCGCGAGTGGCTGCACGAGCTCCACACCCTCACGGGGGTGACCACGCTGCTGGTGACGCACGATCAGGAGGAGGCGCTGGAGATCTCCCAGCACGTCGTCATCATGTCCGAAGGGCGCGTCGCCCAGGCGGGCGCACCCGCGGACATCTATGACCGGCCGGCCACGCCGTTCGTCGCCTCGTTCGTGGGCGGCAACAGCATGCTCAAGGGCCAGGTCCGCGAGGGCCGGGCCGAGATGGGCGCGCTCATCGTCGCGGCGCCGCAGAGCGCGCGGGAGGGCCAGGCCGTCCAGGCGTTCGTCCGGCCGCACGACATCAAGCTGGCGAAGAAGCCCGCGGGCAACGGCCTCAACGGCAACGCGGCGGTGCGGGTGGAGCGGCTCAAGTCCGTGGGCGGCTACGTGAAGGTGCTGCTCAAGCTGCCCAACGGGGACACCGTCGCCGTCGAGGTGCCTCGCGGCGAGTTCGAGGAGCTCGGCGTGGTGGAGGGCGACTCGGTCCACGCCGACGTGCGCTCGGCCCGCGTCTTCGTGGGGGACTTCTCCATCTAG
- the cysW gene encoding sulfate ABC transporter permease subunit CysW: MHVSSLQLRRRKHAHASTPLVRWLLIGTALLFLGLFLVVPLVAVFNHAFAKGVGPYLDALLEPEAWAAIRLTLLAAAIAVPLNLVFGLAAAWLIARFRFPGRSLLLTLIDLPFSVSPVIAGLIFVLLFGRQGWLGPWLAERDLQIIFAVPGIVLATLFVTFPFVAREVLPVMQAQGSDEEQAALTLGASGLRTFLQITLPKVKWGVLYGVILCNARAMGEFGAVSVVSGHVRGVTTTLPLHAEILYNEYDYVGAFAVASLLTVLALITLAIKKYVEWRAQES, from the coding sequence ATGCACGTCTCCTCGCTCCAGCTCCGCCGACGCAAGCACGCCCACGCCAGCACCCCGCTGGTGCGCTGGCTGCTCATCGGCACCGCCCTGCTCTTCCTGGGCCTGTTCCTCGTCGTGCCGCTGGTGGCCGTCTTCAACCACGCCTTCGCCAAGGGCGTGGGGCCCTACCTCGACGCGCTCCTGGAGCCCGAGGCCTGGGCCGCCATCCGCCTGACGCTGCTCGCCGCCGCCATCGCCGTACCTCTCAACCTCGTCTTCGGCCTCGCGGCGGCCTGGCTCATCGCCCGCTTCCGCTTCCCGGGGCGGAGCCTGCTGCTCACCCTCATCGACCTGCCCTTCAGCGTCTCGCCCGTTATCGCGGGGCTCATCTTCGTGCTGCTCTTCGGACGCCAGGGCTGGCTGGGCCCGTGGCTGGCCGAGCGGGACTTGCAGATCATCTTCGCGGTGCCGGGGATCGTCCTGGCCACGCTCTTCGTCACGTTCCCTTTCGTGGCCCGTGAGGTGCTGCCGGTGATGCAGGCCCAAGGCAGCGACGAGGAGCAGGCGGCTCTCACGCTGGGCGCCAGCGGCCTGCGCACCTTCCTGCAGATCACCCTGCCCAAGGTGAAGTGGGGCGTGCTCTACGGCGTCATCCTCTGCAACGCGCGGGCGATGGGCGAGTTCGGCGCCGTGTCGGTGGTCTCCGGGCACGTGCGCGGCGTCACCACGACGCTGCCGCTGCACGCGGAGATCCTCTACAACGAATACGACTACGTCGGAGCCTTCGCCGTCGCCTCACTGCTGACGGTGCTGGCCCTCATCACCCTGGCCATCAAGAAGTACGTCGAGTGGAGGGCGCAGGAATCATGA
- the cysT gene encoding sulfate ABC transporter permease subunit CysT, whose translation MARRAQRRILPGYGLSLGMTWLYLGLLVLIPLCGLFLKTFTLTWEQFWATVAAPRALAAYRLTFGASFVAASVNAVFGLLVAWVLVRYRFPGKGLVDALVDLPFALPTAVAGLTLTSLYSSNGWYGRYLEAAGIKVAFSSLGVAVALTFIGLPFVVRTVQPVLEDIDADVEEAAATLGATPWQTFTRVIFPSILPALLSGFALALARAIGEYGSVVFISGNMPMRTEIAPLLIITRLEQYDYAGATAIAIVMLVASFVMLLAINLLQRWSYRRLETRPG comes from the coding sequence ATGGCCAGGCGCGCACAACGCCGCATCCTCCCGGGCTACGGGCTGTCGCTGGGGATGACCTGGCTCTACCTGGGCCTGCTCGTCCTCATCCCGCTCTGTGGGCTGTTCCTCAAGACGTTCACCCTGACGTGGGAGCAGTTCTGGGCCACGGTGGCGGCGCCTCGCGCGCTCGCCGCGTACCGGCTCACCTTCGGCGCCTCCTTCGTGGCGGCGTCGGTCAATGCCGTCTTCGGCCTCCTGGTGGCCTGGGTGCTGGTGCGCTACCGCTTCCCGGGCAAGGGCCTGGTGGACGCCCTGGTGGACCTGCCCTTCGCCCTGCCCACCGCCGTGGCGGGGCTCACGCTGACGAGCCTGTACTCCAGCAATGGCTGGTATGGGCGCTATCTGGAGGCGGCTGGAATCAAGGTGGCCTTCAGCTCCCTGGGCGTGGCCGTCGCGCTCACCTTTATCGGACTGCCCTTCGTGGTGCGCACCGTGCAACCGGTGCTGGAGGACATCGACGCGGACGTGGAGGAGGCCGCCGCCACCCTGGGTGCCACCCCGTGGCAGACGTTCACCCGCGTCATCTTCCCCAGCATCCTGCCCGCGCTGCTGAGCGGGTTCGCCCTGGCGCTCGCGCGGGCCATCGGGGAGTACGGCTCGGTCGTCTTCATCTCCGGCAACATGCCCATGCGCACGGAGATCGCCCCGCTGCTCATCATCACCCGGCTGGAGCAGTACGACTACGCGGGCGCCACCGCCATCGCGATCGTCATGCTCGTCGCCTCGTTCGTGATGCTGCTCGCCATCAACCTGCTCCAGCGCTGGAGCTATCGCCGGCTGGAAACCCGGCCGGGATAG
- the cysI gene encoding assimilatory sulfite reductase (NADPH) hemoprotein subunit, which produces MSTPKSPTLTEVERIKAKSHLLRGTLTESLVDPVTGSIAPDDTSLIKFHGSYQQDDRDLREERRQQKLEPDYSFMIRTRLPGGVATPTQWLALDALASKYANGTLRLTTRQAFQLHGVIKNHLKSTMAGINTALLDTLAACGDVNRNVMCNPNPVETRVHEEVYRWSARLSEHLLPKTRAYYEVWLDGEKVSGGEEEPIYGPTYLPRKFKAAIVVPPINDVDVFSQDLGFIAILEQGQLTGFNVTVGGGMGATHGDAATFPRLADVIGFIAPEQLLAVAENVVKVQRDYGDRTSRKHARLKYTIEDRGIAWFVSELEKRLGFSLQPARPFQFEHNGDLFGWRQGHDGKWHLTLRIESGRVADRPGATMLTGLREIARIHQGDFRLTPNQNLIIAGVTPEARPAIEALVEAHGLAGFRTASPLRLNALACVALPTCGLAMADAERYLPRVVGLLEERLKAHRLQDEKIFLRITGCPNGCARPYVAEIALVGKAPGRYNLHLGGDVRGQRLNRLYRENIDEAGILEALEPLFASYARERRPGEGFGDFTVRAGHVPSPAASASR; this is translated from the coding sequence ATGAGCACGCCCAAGTCCCCCACTCTCACCGAGGTGGAGCGCATCAAGGCGAAGAGCCACCTGCTGCGCGGCACGCTGACCGAGAGCCTCGTGGACCCGGTGACCGGGAGCATCGCCCCTGACGACACGAGCCTCATCAAGTTCCACGGCAGCTACCAGCAGGACGATCGGGATCTGCGCGAGGAGCGCCGGCAGCAGAAGCTCGAGCCGGACTACAGCTTCATGATCCGCACGCGCCTGCCGGGAGGCGTGGCCACTCCCACCCAGTGGCTCGCGCTGGACGCGCTGGCGAGCAAGTACGCCAACGGCACGCTGCGGCTCACCACGCGCCAGGCCTTCCAGCTCCATGGGGTCATCAAGAACCACCTCAAGAGCACCATGGCCGGCATCAACACGGCGCTGCTCGACACGCTGGCGGCGTGCGGTGACGTGAACCGCAACGTGATGTGCAACCCCAACCCAGTGGAGACGCGGGTCCACGAGGAGGTGTACCGCTGGTCGGCGCGCCTGTCCGAGCACCTGCTGCCCAAGACGCGCGCCTACTACGAGGTGTGGTTGGACGGGGAGAAGGTGTCCGGCGGCGAGGAGGAGCCCATCTACGGGCCCACCTACCTGCCTCGGAAGTTCAAGGCCGCCATCGTGGTGCCGCCGATCAATGACGTGGACGTCTTCTCGCAGGACCTGGGCTTCATCGCCATCCTCGAGCAGGGCCAGCTGACGGGCTTCAATGTCACGGTGGGCGGAGGCATGGGCGCCACGCACGGAGACGCCGCCACCTTCCCGCGCCTGGCGGACGTCATCGGCTTCATTGCTCCCGAGCAGCTCCTGGCCGTCGCGGAGAACGTGGTGAAGGTCCAGCGCGACTACGGGGACCGCACCAGCCGCAAGCACGCGCGCCTGAAGTACACCATCGAGGACCGAGGCATCGCCTGGTTCGTCTCAGAGCTGGAGAAGCGGCTGGGCTTCTCACTGCAGCCGGCGCGGCCCTTCCAGTTCGAGCACAACGGGGACCTGTTCGGCTGGCGCCAGGGCCATGACGGCAAGTGGCACCTGACGCTGCGCATCGAGAGCGGCCGCGTGGCGGACCGGCCAGGCGCGACGATGCTGACGGGGCTGAGGGAGATCGCTCGCATCCACCAGGGCGACTTCCGGCTCACGCCCAACCAGAACCTCATCATCGCCGGGGTGACTCCCGAAGCGCGGCCGGCGATCGAGGCCCTCGTGGAGGCTCACGGCCTCGCGGGCTTCCGCACCGCCAGCCCCTTGCGCCTCAACGCGCTGGCCTGCGTGGCGCTGCCCACGTGCGGCCTGGCCATGGCCGATGCCGAGCGCTACCTGCCCCGCGTGGTGGGGCTGCTGGAGGAGCGCCTGAAGGCGCACAGGCTCCAGGACGAGAAGATCTTCCTGCGCATCACCGGCTGCCCGAACGGCTGCGCCCGGCCGTACGTGGCGGAGATCGCCCTCGTGGGCAAGGCGCCTGGCCGCTACAACCTCCACCTGGGCGGAGACGTGCGCGGCCAGCGCCTCAACCGCCTCTACCGCGAGAACATCGACGAGGCCGGCATCCTGGAGGCGCTCGAGCCGCTGTTCGCCTCCTACGCCCGCGAGCGTCGCCCCGGCGAGGGCTTCGGTGACTTCACCGTGCGCGCCGGCCACGTCCCTTCCCCCGCTGCCTCCGCTTCGAGGTAA